CTCCatgtcctccctccctcccccacgctTGGGAAGCGCACCGCACCTGGGCTCATGGATGGGACACGACGCGCGCATGCCTGAGGACGCGTACACCGGCCCCGGCCTCCTTTGGCCTCCTTGCTCGTtgtgccctccccccgtccTGGGTTTGTGCTCCCTCTTccgcccccctttccacTGTGCCGGCGCGCATTGCCCTCTCGGCTGCTGGCCCCCTTTGCCCTCTTATTTTCTCTGTAACCGCCCTCTTTGTTTCGCTTCGCTTTCCTCGTTTGTTGTGTCGCGGGTCGTCTCTGGTCTCGCGTTTCTCGACGGCCAGGACGACCTCGATGGACACGATGTGTATGTATGGCCTGTGCGTCGGTATGCGTCCCTGCAAGGGGCTGCATCGCTGAGcacttctttccccctcccccctctcgctgtgttTTTATTCTTTCGTATTGTCGCTGAGCGCGTGGCGCGCCTTTGTGCGCCCACCCGCTTTGCCCGTAGGCCCGCTGTTCCCTCCTTGGCCCTCGcacagtgtgtgtgtgtgtgcgtgttgcctCTCGCTTACACGGACTCTACTCGTTCTTTTAGACAGGCGGCGCTACGCCCCGTTCTCTGATTTCTttcgctcgctcttttcgCGCCCCATCCCCcgcccgcctctcccctgccgctgcctcggtCTCTCCTCGTGCGTTCTTCTTCGCCCTCGGGGATGGCGTGGCGTTGGCGGGGCTGGGGGCGGTGGGGGGGCTGTCTGGCTTCTCCCGCAGGGACCGGGGGTGTGGGACCCCCTGGCGCCGCGCGCCGGTGTGTCGCCATGTCACCAGGGCCATGCAAACACCACCGGATCGAACCGGAAAGAGCACAGGCGCATGCAAGCAGCCGGGGCGTGCTTGGGGATGGTGACGCGGGGCGCGACTATGCCGGTCTCCGCGTATCGAGGGGCGAGTGCACCACAAGCCCCATGCTCGTTCCACGCGGGAGCCCGGCTAGACGTccgcggcgcggcgcagcggccaggacccccttccccctccacaTAGGCGGCTGATGCATCATCTTGTCTCCCGTGCGAGGgcttcctttcctccctcgtgcgccactgtctctccctgtgcacgtgtgcgccaaGTCTTCACTCACGCGCTGCACTCCGACGCTGCTTCCCTCACGCGCAccgcgtcgtcggcgccaccgcgtggcTGCCCTTCTACCGCTCCcctgtccctccctcccaccatCTTGTGACTCTctattcccccctccctctcctaccCCCAAACATCCTCGCGAGCACCCAGTCCACGCCCACACgtcgctcctccaccagcatCGCACGCCCGCAGTTCGCTACACCGCCGTCTCGTTGCCTACACCCCCCACCAACACCCCCCGCATTcgtccttcccccctcttgctctctcaACGATGACCTCCACTCGGAACAAGTTCCTCCTGGCGCTTGTGgccctcgtgctgctcgccacctacgctgctgcggtgaagGGCGACTGCACTGTCGAGAACTGCGCGACGTGCCTTGAAGAGGACGCCACCAAGTGCGCGGAGTGCAAACCTGGCTACAAGCGAACCGACGCAGGCCAGTGCGAGGCGATCTCCTGCGATGTCCCGAACTGCGCAACGTGCCTTGAAGAGGACGCCACCCAGTGCGCGGAGTGCAAACCTGGCTACAAGCCGACCGACGCAGGCACTTGCGAGGAGATCTCCTGCGATGTCCCGAACTGCGcgacgtgcgctgctgggagCACCACCCAGTGCGCGGAGTGCAAACCTGGCTACAAGCCGACCGACGCAAGCACGTGCGAAGCGATCTCCTGCGATGTCCCGAACTGCGCGATGTGCCTTGAAGAGGACGCCACCAAGTGCAAGGACTGCAACGCCGGCTACAAGGTGACCGACGCAGGCACGTGCGAGGCGGCATcggacgccgctgcggccccGCACTCTGGcgttgccgcggtggcagcactggcggctgctgtggtggcctACGCGCTGTGATGGCATGGGTGAGCTGGCGGGGCGAGGCAGCTGAGGAGCGTGCAATGTAGCTGGCTGTGTGCccagtgctggcgctgctgttgctgcaacGGGGACCGTGCGCTGGCTCTTCTGCTAgcgtggggtgggtgggcgtgggCGTAGGTGCTGCCTGTAGACGCCCTCTCCatgtcctccctccctcccccacgctTGGGAAGCGCACCGCACCTGGGCTCATGGATGGGACACGACGCGCGCATGCCTGAGGACGCGTACACCGGCCCCGGCCTCCTTTGGCCTCCTTGCTCGTtgtgccctccccccgtccTGGGTTTGTGCCCCCTCTTccgcccccctttccacTGTGCC
This portion of the Leishmania braziliensis MHOM/BR/75/M2904 WGS CADA00000000 data, contig 82, whole genome shotgun sequence genome encodes:
- a CDS encoding surface antigen-like protein; amino-acid sequence: MTSTRNKFLLALVALVLLATYAAAVKGDCTVENCATCLEEDATKCAECKPGYKRTDAGQCEAISCDVPNCATCLEEDATQCAECKPGYKPTDAGTCEEISCDVPNCATCAAGSTTQCAECKPGYKPTDASTCEAISCDVPNCAMCLEEDATKCKDCNAGYKVTDAGTCEAASDAAAAPHSGVAAVAALAAAVVAYAL